The Danio rerio strain Tuebingen ecotype United States chromosome 20, GRCz12tu, whole genome shotgun sequence genome contains the following window.
GCACTTATCTAATGtgaattatgggatgtgttgtgaAAAGCATATCGAAACAAAGCATTAAAAATCCTCAGAGTTCAGACAGATTATGATCTAAATACACATCTTTTTCATTCGCTTGCTATCCCACTCACTCATAAGCTACATAATATGGGTTTGTACTTGGGCATTATATTGAGTGATCCTGTGAAAGTAATGTGGACAGAAAAagtatgcaaaaaaataattggAACGTAATACTAGGTGGAATCAAGGCCTGAGACATTTACACTACGAGAACGTAGTATCATTTAGCCTTAAATTCAGAGAAAGattgacattattttaaaaaaaaaagttttttttttctcgtggCTGATGTAGAAAATCCATCCATGAGCCCCTTTATACTTAGAATATTATTAAATCAAGATGGGCTTTTCAATTGCTGTTTCTTGAACTTCAAGTCTTGAACTTGTTACATTTTCTACACACACCTAAACATGAATGAagataaatgtgtatttttgtctTCCATCTTAACTTTACTTGCTTATGCAGAATGTGTGTGGCTTTGCATGAAAGTTTTACtggtataggtgtgtgtgtgtgtgctctgcatgTGTGATGCATGTATGTTACTAACTGGCCCTTTTGCCTGTCTGCCCTCGTCAATTGGTCTCCAGGAGAGACGTTTGACAGGCAGGCCAGTATCCGCCGCTCCCTAATAAACACTGACACACTGGTCCGCCGACCCAAGAAGGTTAAACGGAGAAAGACTATTTCAGGGGTGCCTGACAGCGTCCAACAGGAACTAGGTATGGTATGGCTTTGCCAGCTCCCTTTGCTGCTGCTCCTGCCTCACCTGTTTCCATTTAGAGTTTCATGTAGTATTGTAGTTGTCATGGTCATATAATGTAGTACCATTTCCCATTCCATCCCAATTACTTTCCCTTAATTGCCTTGAcgtcttaggccctgtttacactgttaGGTCTTGATggccaattccgatttgttgctcatatctgattttttttttttttgtctgtccgtTTACACATCCTTTTAATTGTtagtgacccatatccaattaatgtgtttacacttgctataAAATTTACAATTGTGTACATGCATAAAGGCGGATTCTATCATCTGCACTACAGTAGCCaagatggaagaaattgtctagCTTTTAGCTCTGTCAAATATCCGAAGTTTGtccaattttaaaattatttgaggCGGAGGAGTAGGGAAGGGGcagtcatcgcagcttgcgcttatggtttatatatggtgtcctccatcattcagaggaatttgtgggtacgagatcTCAGGACTGttggagcaaattgtggcgactgaccactttgctccaccatgtttcctctgttgttgttgtttaccgtgTCAGCGTCTCCAAACATgctcttccttctacgtcattaaaccgcAGAGATGTACCACATTttcgcaagtttaatgacgtacaaaacggaatgcctcaataaatccgatctgcctgtttatatGGTactcgcattgtcacatatctgatttatatctgatttatttccacatatgaaggaggtcTGAAATCGATTTCtaaatatccgaatgcatgcgttttttttttttttttgtgtgtttacacagtcatagaacagatccgatctgtgtcataTACGAGCAAAAAAATGGAATTGGGTctcatttaactggcagtgtagaCGATAGCCTTAGAATGATTCTAAGCTATGACTTCCTAGTACAAATACAGAAGATATTTAAAATCACTGTCTCAAAACTCTAATCCCAAATCATCTCTTGATTTATTAATCATCACAGAATCTCTTGTGACCTAAATGGTTATTTTGAGCTACTGCTTTTTTTCCTGTGCATGCTTACTCTCGACACTCTTTGTTATGTAATCTCAGCATCCAACAGCTGCATCCAGCAGCATTCCATTTCCCACCGCTCCCCTGGGTCATGGTCCCTGATTCTATTTAGTTTGCTTCCTGTTAGTATATGTGAGTGCTCAAATTTGGAGCCATTGTTGAAGATGGCATGCCACATTTTGCTTTGTAGCCATATGAAGCCACTGCATAATCCCCTATCCAGATTCCTCTTGCAAAACACTTCATATTTTATCAGGAATAGAACAGATGGGGGAAGGGAGAGGTAAAGTAGATGTTGTAGAAGAATAAAGTGTTGTCCCTGTAGTTTTTTATGAGCTAGTAAATCAGCAgatttaataaaaccattttcAACACTAGCATACTATTAAAATACTATATCTGTTTGCAGATTTGCCAGATTATGAGGATTGTGGAGCATTCTGCCTCACTCTTTGTTTCTGCTATTTGTAGATATGCTTTTAATGAACTCTTCTTTATCAGAACAGATGGGTGTGGGGGCGAAATAGTATCAAGCTCTTTAAAGATGCTCTGCTGAAAGCACTGCACAATAGATCTGCATTAAGTGCCATTCTGTTGTTTATCTATGCGGGGGTAAGGGCTAACTTCATACACCAGTGTCATATCTCTAGGTCTAAAACTAAAGCCGGTCTGATGGAAATGCTTTTAAGACAAGTATCTGTCTGGTGGTTAGAATGTTATGATTACTCTTGTATGGTAATTTATTCAAACAGTGAGCATGACATTAAGAAGCTGCAAGGTTGcactctgctgtgtgtgtgaaaTGGTAACAGGAGGCCAAATGCATTAACAGCCTGTGGTTTTCAACTAAACTCTAGAAAAAGTGTTTGCATGCATATATGAAGAAACCCATAAAGATGTGTGGTTTGTTTGGGAGTATGTTGTAGTACTGTTAGCATCTGCCTGTCCCCTTTCAGGCTTCTTAGAACCTTGATTTAATGCAGACATTCTCATTGACACTCCGGAATGGACAACATATTTAACACCAGAGTTATCAACCTTAATTAAAGTTTCCAGAAGTCATCAACATACCATATGTGGATACAGCTAATCTAATTAATCAGCTCTCAGTAGAGAGGGTTAATCTGATTGGCAGCTGATGTAGAAAGGGGACCGAGGGGAAGGAAGCAGAAAAACAAGCAGCTGTAGTATTTGTCATAACTGTCTCTTCTGTTTTTCTCTGCAGCGGCTAAAGGGCGTGGAGGAGAGCTTCGACCACAGTCCATGTTTATCCCTGGACAGTATTCAACACTTGGGCGAGTCATGAATGGGAATTCAACTCTGCGTCAATCTGTAACAAAAGATTCTGGCTGCCAGACTGAGGCGGTGAAAATCGTCCCACCCTCAGTAAGGAGAATACGGGCTCAGAAGGGTCAAGGAATTGCTGCTCAGATGGCTGGCATCTCCACCTCAGCCACAAACATCTCTTCTGTTTCTGATGGGAGCTCCACTGGAGGTTCGATTGTTGCAATGGCACCACAGTTCGGCAATGATATCCAACGCTTTCACAGCTTGCCACGGGGTGCACGGGTCTCTCTAAATGCAGAGCCCATTTACAGTAGCACCCCTTTCAGAAAGGAAGACTCCTGTGCAAAAGCACCTAAGCAGATTGGAAAATTACAAGTAGACAATACTGCAGTGCACATGAGGAATGCCCCCAGGGTGTGTACTCAAGCCCGCCCAAAATCTCAGGAGGTGCGAGGATCTCAAAGGGAGTGGGGTTCTGTCTCGGGTCCAGCCTGTGTAGTTTCTCCACATGCAGCCTACTCAACCTCCCTTATACCTAATGCTACTCTGTCATGTTCTGCTGAGGTTTTTGCTCTTCACAGCAAATCAAGTCCTGGCCAGAGCCCACTTTCTGGGTCACCATACACTAAAGCTAGACCTCTTAGCATGGTCTCAGTTGTCAACAGTGGGAGTACAAGTAGTGTGGGCACAGGATCTCACACCCCAGATGCAGGCATGAAAGATACCTGCAGTGAGACTGGCCAATCTGATAGCAGTTTGCACAGCCACAGTACCATTGCCGCAGGAACATTGTCTTCAGATGAGCAGTGGATTTACGATACTCCTGATAATGCCTTGCCCAGAAGGACAATGACTTCCAGCTGCTCAACACCCATAAATCATCTATATAGTAGCCTTGAACGCTCCTCAAAAGGCACAGACTCTAGTTCACTGTACTCTATGGACAATGATGGCTACTACACTTCCATGCATCTGGATTCAGGCCTTAGGTCAAGAAGCCATGGTAGCGGCCATGGTCATGGCATAGGAGGAAGAGCAGTAAGACACAGTATGTACGAGTGCTTGGGTGAGCAAGAGGATCGAAATAGCTTGTGCAGCGACCACTCGCTATCTCGTTCCATTTCTCTACGCAAGCCTAAGAAACCACCCCTTCCACCTGCACGCACAGACTCTCTACGGAGAAAGCCTGGGAAAAACAGCTCTCCCTCTGCCAATATTGGGCAGTCAAATATTAGGAATGGTTCTCTTCTCAATGAATCATTGATTGCCACTCTCCAACAGTCACTTCAGAATGGGCTTAAAGGCAAAGGATCCTCCACGTCACCATCTCATAGCCCTTGTAGTGACTATGAGGACCCCTGGATGCTTCGTCCAAGGAGCCAGAGCAGCATCAGTGCAAGTAGTAGTGGTGTATCAGCTACAGGAATGGCTCATGTATACTCCATCTGTCCCGTCACACCATCTCATAGTGACACAAGTAGCCTCCGTTCTGATTACGCCGACTCCTGGGGCTACTACATGGAATACCCTCGTCCATCTGGAGATCAGACACAGTCACCATGTACCAATTCACACTCTGCTGGACAAGTGTCTGAGATGGCAAATGGAAGAGGCCCTCTCAATGGTAACCAGGCTAATCTTCCTGCTGTTCAGGAAGGAAGTGACATGTCTGCTAAGCCCAGGACAGGCACCTCTTCACCGGACAGGGTACATCGGTTGACTTCTCCATCAAGTGGATACTCAAGTCAGTCAAACACTCCAACTGCTGGTACTCCCGTTCCCTCCTTCATGAGATGCATGTCCCCATCAGGCAAGCCCAAACCAAGAGTGCCTGAAAGAAAGTCATCCTTGCTTTCATCTGTATCTATATCCTCCTCTTCCACCTCTCTTTCATCCAACACCTCTGATTCTAATAGGAGCAATattccacctcctcctcctcttccagcTGCCCCTGTGGTACTTGTACCTCTTAATCCTCCATCCTTTCCTCCTCCCCTTCCACCCCCAAGCCCTGTGTGCACTGAAGACCAGAAATTTCCACCTCCGCCACCTCCTTTACCCACAACTCCCCATCAGCAAGCATCCATGAACCCTCTTCAAAACAATTCCTCCCCTGAATTTCCACCCCCTCCACCTCCAGAAGTGTTGACCGACCCTGCCTGTTCAGGCTTTAATAGTTCCTTCAGCCCTCCACCACCTCCCCCTCCACCACCACTGCCTACTTATTCTCCATCCCAAAATCAACATTTACCCCACATGACGCCACAAACACCTTCTTCTGCCTCCTTGAAAGAAATTAAGGGCTGTCTTAAACCAGTGAACTTAGAAGGAAGACCAGTGTTGCCTCAATCTGAGGAACCTAATAAGGTTAGCATGCCTTTGATTACCCCATTTGCACTGCAGAGTGTGCAGCTTCGGCCAGCAAAACGTCCAGAAAACAATGAAGTTAGCAGGACAGACAGACCCCAAACACCAGAAAAAACTCACCCCACAGTTCCTCAGATTTCTTGTATATCTCCAAATGTAAGCCTTTCATCTACAGAGGAAAAACCCTCAATCCAGCATAGCCAGGATGGCCTTGTTGAAGCACAAACTGACTATAGTGTAAAATCCAATTCTGATCCAACATCCTTCCTTACAAATGGGCCCATAGATCTTGGTGAGGCCACAGATGAAGTAGATGGTTTAAAGACTTTCCTCTCAACACaagtggaaaagtcactaaactCTACACCCAAGAAAAAGCCTCCAATGATTTCCAAAAAGCCCAAGTTTTCTCTTACTTTCTCCTCTGTGGATCATGTAAGGGATTTTGTGAGTGCTGAAGTTCTGGACCCCATACCTGTGCTGGAAAAAGAGGAAGAGACAACTGAGAAAAGTAGCTTTGACATTTCCGTACCTCCTGTAGAGATAAGAGACATTTCTCCCACAAATGGTGAATCTCAGGAGTTCTCACAATCCTCTGGTACCACTATTCTTGATGTAGACAAGAGCACCTCTGAAGCAGAGGATGAGGAAGAAAGAGATGACGAAGATGTAACCAGCAGCACAGGATCGTTCAGTTCTAAAGATGATGAAAATGGTGAGTTAGATTTTTCCTAATTTTACTCTGTGGGAATGGAGATCATTTATTACACTCAATGACACAAAGTCATACAATTTTAAATACCCAGGCCTTTTTAAAGAGTCACAGACAATGTTGTATAGCATGTGATCCCAAGGTTTAAATAAAAATTCCAGGGAGAAATTAAAGGAAAAAGAGAATGCACATTTGCACTTCAGCTCGCAATTAAACAGCTgtgtaaagaaaaagaaaaacatgcatTAAAGGCAAGGCAGGTTTTACTCACCTCACTCACATTCACAACCCATCTCAACTGAAGGTCCTCTTTAAATTTAGTTCTTCTTTACTTTTGCTTGGCTCTCTACCTTTCCCAAACTCTTTTAGTATATTCAGAGAATGCACCACCCCTCCCCTCTCACCATCTGTCTCCTTGATTTCTGATTCTTTCATCCATCCTCCTTTACTGTTTCACTCTATCCTTTTCACCACTCTCttttatcattctttttagttgtttcatgCACATGACAGGAAATTAAGCAAATATATAGGTAAATTAATgtgcacttaaaaaataaaataaataaatatataaatgtattgagTACACCGCATTTTGAAAATTTTCATCAATATTTCAGTGACTATaggtaatgtattttggtgcgtttaaacaaaacagatttaataaacagatatatttattaaaatcatattttagccaccaaacatatttagaaattgaaagataatacaatataaatttaagcaaaatattgcaaaaaaaataaatctacaaaatttcaacaaaattgtttgttttttttgttttgtttttttgcttctgttgatttttcttcttgttttatttgtattcaatatttttcaataacatttaaatttaggTGTACTGTACTAGTTTTTTGACCGTTATCAtacattattttgttagataagctccatatttggcttcagtattgactaatccaatgtatatgcacaaatataaaattgtatagctttctattaaaaatgtacatttaaaagatatgtgtgtgggggggtgtactgtatatatacagtcgaagtcagaattattagctccccttttaatttttttttcttttttaaatatttcccaaattatgtttaacagcaaggaaattttcacagtatgtctgataatattttttcttttggagaaagttttatttgttctatttc
Protein-coding sequences here:
- the nhsl1b gene encoding NHS-like protein 1 isoform X9 yields the protein MVFIGTSLKTVIKYFKRKAVSNLDEEKKWTVHYTAPWHQQENVFLPGSRPACVEDLHRQAKVNLKTALRECDKLRKDGFRSSQYYSQGPTFSGSSSSQHEDEDLEGDDADKKSTASSGEEEKDSCQMRAQSPAQVEGVEVDGQMSSSKASVLPTPEEKMRQQAQAVLTDIVPINVTGETFDRQASIRRSLINTDTLVRRPKKVKRRKTISGVPDSVQQELAAKGRGGELRPQSMFIPGQYSTLGRVMNGNSTLRQSVTKDSGCQTEAVKIVPPSVRRIRAQKGQGIAAQMAGISTSATNISSVSDGSSTGGSIVAMAPQFGNDIQRFHSLPRGARVSLNAEPIYSSTPFRKEDSCAKAPKQIGKLQVDNTAVHMRNAPRVCTQARPKSQEVRGSQREWGSVSGPACVVSPHAAYSTSLIPNATLSCSAEVFALHSKSSPGQSPLSGSPYTKARPLSMVSVVNSGSTSSVGTGSHTPDAGMKDTCSETGQSDSSLHSHSTIAAGTLSSDEQWIYDTPDNALPRRTMTSSCSTPINHLYSSLERSSKGTDSSSLYSMDNDGYYTSMHLDSGLRSRSHGSGHGHGIGGRAVRHSMYECLGEQEDRNSLCSDHSLSRSISLRKPKKPPLPPARTDSLRRKPGKNSSPSANIGQSNIRNGSLLNESLIATLQQSLQNGLKGKGSSTSPSHSPCSDYEDPWMLRPRSQSSISASSSGVSATGMAHVYSICPVTPSHSDTSSLRSDYADSWGYYMEYPRPSGDQTQSPCTNSHSAGQVSEMANGRGPLNGNQANLPAVQEGSDMSAKPRTGTSSPDRVHRLTSPSSGYSSQSNTPTAGTPVPSFMRCMSPSGKPKPRVPERKSSLLSSVSISSSSTSLSSNTSDSNRSNIPPPPPLPAAPVVLVPLNPPSFPPPLPPPSPVCTEDQKFPPPPPPLPTTPHQQASMNPLQNNSSPEFPPPPPPEVLTDPACSGFNSSFSPPPPPPPPPLPTYSPSQNQHLPHMTPQTPSSASLKEIKGCLKPVNLEGRPVLPQSEEPNKVSMPLITPFALQSVQLRPAKRPENNEVSRTDRPQTPEKTHPTVPQISCISPNVSLSSTEEKPSIQHSQDGLVEAQTDYSVKSNSDPTSFLTNGPIDLGEATDEVDGLKTFLSTQVEKSLNSTPKKKPPMISKKPKFSLTFSSVDHVRDFVSAEVLDPIPVLEKEEETTEKSSFDISVPPVEIRDISPTNGESQEFSQSSGTTILDVDKSTSEAEDEEERDDEDVTSSTGSFSSKDDENGDVFESSTLDVAQSPSINGDSCGDMVTPTRPRTTEDLFAAIHRSKRKVLGRKESEEDRSRGPLSPPVTPTAQSPSLTSSLPRQSGSIQRSLRKSATSSDTFKALLLKKGSRSESSFRMSATEMLRSTDPRFQRTRSLDSSFDPASPTSESPCSSPGRSKRVADDWARNDGMFSTSPSLIGPKYGRSRTPPSAASSKYNARCRILSSPMTVICERDGELTDCEDPVSPSNTPLPISQDSNSTLCEQSSS
- the nhsl1b gene encoding NHS-like protein 1 isoform X2, giving the protein MGNTPPSQLQSPSGLDPAQTPGVRSDCGIRRRLLASKVHQRPESLWTPKPMLRAEVKGSQGDTLTRSQSCCKRNSLSCFPTVSNLDEEKKWTVHYTAPWHQQENVFLPGSRPACVEDLHRQAKVNLKTALRECDKLRKDGFRSSQYYSQGPTFSGSSSSQHEDEDLEGDDADKKSTASSGEEEKDSCQMRAQSPAQVEGVEVDGQMSSSKASVLPTPEEKMRQQAQAVLTDIVPINVTGETFDRQASIRRSLINTDTLVRRPKKVKRRKTISGVPDSVQQELAAKGRGGELRPQSMFIPGQYSTLGRVMNGNSTLRQSVTKDSGCQTEAVKIVPPSVRRIRAQKGQGIAAQMAGISTSATNISSVSDGSSTGGSIVAMAPQFGNDIQRFHSLPRGARVSLNAEPIYSSTPFRKEDSCAKAPKQIGKLQVDNTAVHMRNAPRVCTQARPKSQEVRGSQREWGSVSGPACVVSPHAAYSTSLIPNATLSCSAEVFALHSKSSPGQSPLSGSPYTKARPLSMVSVVNSGSTSSVGTGSHTPDAGMKDTCSETGQSDSSLHSHSTIAAGTLSSDEQWIYDTPDNALPRRTMTSSCSTPINHLYSSLERSSKGTDSSSLYSMDNDGYYTSMHLDSGLRSRSHGSGHGHGIGGRAVRHSMYECLGEQEDRNSLCSDHSLSRSISLRKPKKPPLPPARTDSLRRKPGKNSSPSANIGQSNIRNGSLLNESLIATLQQSLQNGLKGKGSSTSPSHSPCSDYEDPWMLRPRSQSSISASSSGVSATGMAHVYSICPVTPSHSDTSSLRSDYADSWGYYMEYPRPSGDQTQSPCTNSHSAGQVSEMANGRGPLNGNQANLPAVQEGSDMSAKPRTGTSSPDRVHRLTSPSSGYSSQSNTPTAGTPVPSFMRCMSPSGKPKPRVPERKSSLLSSVSISSSSTSLSSNTSDSNRSNIPPPPPLPAAPVVLVPLNPPSFPPPLPPPSPVCTEDQKFPPPPPPLPTTPHQQASMNPLQNNSSPEFPPPPPPEVLTDPACSGFNSSFSPPPPPPPPPLPTYSPSQNQHLPHMTPQTPSSASLKEIKGCLKPVNLEGRPVLPQSEEPNKVSMPLITPFALQSVQLRPAKRPENNEVSRTDRPQTPEKTHPTVPQISCISPNVSLSSTEEKPSIQHSQDGLVEAQTDYSVKSNSDPTSFLTNGPIDLGEATDEVDGLKTFLSTQVEKSLNSTPKKKPPMISKKPKFSLTFSSVDHVRDFVSAEVLDPIPVLEKEEETTEKSSFDISVPPVEIRDISPTNGESQEFSQSSGTTILDVDKSTSEAEDEEERDDEDVTSSTGSFSSKDDENGDVFESSTLDVAQSPSINGDSCGDMVTPTRPRTTEDLFAAIHRSKRKVLGRKESEEDRSRGPLSPPVTPTAQSPSLTSSLPRQSGSIQRSLRKSATSSDTFKALLLKKGSRSESSFRMSATEMLRSTDPRFQRTRSLDSSFDPASPTSESPCSSPGRSKRVADDWARNDGMFSTSPSLIGPKYGRSRTPPSAASSKYNARCRILSSPMTVICERDGELTDCEDPVSPSNTPLPISQDSNSTLCEQSSS
- the nhsl1b gene encoding NHS-like protein 1 isoform X1; the protein is MPFPERAVEPQLLCRLRGSDGPEKSFITPDGRKVRKPVLFSSLEEVCCHTFTSILHQLSDLSRHASDIFLGIETQAGLISHRTSRIQARLERIQHTVQTLDPKSVKIPVSNLDEEKKWTVHYTAPWHQQENVFLPGSRPACVEDLHRQAKVNLKTALRECDKLRKDGFRSSQYYSQGPTFSGSSSSQHEDEDLEGDDADKKSTASSGEEEKDSCQMRAQSPAQVEGVEVDGQMSSSKASVLPTPEEKMRQQAQAVLTDIVPINVTGETFDRQASIRRSLINTDTLVRRPKKVKRRKTISGVPDSVQQELAAKGRGGELRPQSMFIPGQYSTLGRVMNGNSTLRQSVTKDSGCQTEAVKIVPPSVRRIRAQKGQGIAAQMAGISTSATNISSVSDGSSTGGSIVAMAPQFGNDIQRFHSLPRGARVSLNAEPIYSSTPFRKEDSCAKAPKQIGKLQVDNTAVHMRNAPRVCTQARPKSQEVRGSQREWGSVSGPACVVSPHAAYSTSLIPNATLSCSAEVFALHSKSSPGQSPLSGSPYTKARPLSMVSVVNSGSTSSVGTGSHTPDAGMKDTCSETGQSDSSLHSHSTIAAGTLSSDEQWIYDTPDNALPRRTMTSSCSTPINHLYSSLERSSKGTDSSSLYSMDNDGYYTSMHLDSGLRSRSHGSGHGHGIGGRAVRHSMYECLGEQEDRNSLCSDHSLSRSISLRKPKKPPLPPARTDSLRRKPGKNSSPSANIGQSNIRNGSLLNESLIATLQQSLQNGLKGKGSSTSPSHSPCSDYEDPWMLRPRSQSSISASSSGVSATGMAHVYSICPVTPSHSDTSSLRSDYADSWGYYMEYPRPSGDQTQSPCTNSHSAGQVSEMANGRGPLNGNQANLPAVQEGSDMSAKPRTGTSSPDRVHRLTSPSSGYSSQSNTPTAGTPVPSFMRCMSPSGKPKPRVPERKSSLLSSVSISSSSTSLSSNTSDSNRSNIPPPPPLPAAPVVLVPLNPPSFPPPLPPPSPVCTEDQKFPPPPPPLPTTPHQQASMNPLQNNSSPEFPPPPPPEVLTDPACSGFNSSFSPPPPPPPPPLPTYSPSQNQHLPHMTPQTPSSASLKEIKGCLKPVNLEGRPVLPQSEEPNKVSMPLITPFALQSVQLRPAKRPENNEVSRTDRPQTPEKTHPTVPQISCISPNVSLSSTEEKPSIQHSQDGLVEAQTDYSVKSNSDPTSFLTNGPIDLGEATDEVDGLKTFLSTQVEKSLNSTPKKKPPMISKKPKFSLTFSSVDHVRDFVSAEVLDPIPVLEKEEETTEKSSFDISVPPVEIRDISPTNGESQEFSQSSGTTILDVDKSTSEAEDEEERDDEDVTSSTGSFSSKDDENGDVFESSTLDVAQSPSINGDSCGDMVTPTRPRTTEDLFAAIHRSKRKVLGRKESEEDRSRGPLSPPVTPTAQSPSLTSSLPRQSGSIQRSLRKSATSSDTFKALLLKKGSRSESSFRMSATEMLRSTDPRFQRTRSLDSSFDPASPTSESPCSSPGRSKRVADDWARNDGMFSTSPSLIGPKYGRSRTPPSAASSKYNARCRILSSPMTVICERDGELTDCEDPVSPSNTPLPISQDSNSTLCEQSSS
- the nhsl1b gene encoding NHS-like protein 1 isoform X8, yielding MPVKGISFWGHRKRKSPYSAVSNLDEEKKWTVHYTAPWHQQENVFLPGSRPACVEDLHRQAKVNLKTALRECDKLRKDGFRSSQYYSQGPTFSGSSSSQHEDEDLEGDDADKKSTASSGEEEKDSCQMRAQSPAQVEGVEVDGQMSSSKASVLPTPEEKMRQQAQAVLTDIVPINVTGETFDRQASIRRSLINTDTLVRRPKKVKRRKTISGVPDSVQQELAAKGRGGELRPQSMFIPGQYSTLGRVMNGNSTLRQSVTKDSGCQTEAVKIVPPSVRRIRAQKGQGIAAQMAGISTSATNISSVSDGSSTGGSIVAMAPQFGNDIQRFHSLPRGARVSLNAEPIYSSTPFRKEDSCAKAPKQIGKLQVDNTAVHMRNAPRVCTQARPKSQEVRGSQREWGSVSGPACVVSPHAAYSTSLIPNATLSCSAEVFALHSKSSPGQSPLSGSPYTKARPLSMVSVVNSGSTSSVGTGSHTPDAGMKDTCSETGQSDSSLHSHSTIAAGTLSSDEQWIYDTPDNALPRRTMTSSCSTPINHLYSSLERSSKGTDSSSLYSMDNDGYYTSMHLDSGLRSRSHGSGHGHGIGGRAVRHSMYECLGEQEDRNSLCSDHSLSRSISLRKPKKPPLPPARTDSLRRKPGKNSSPSANIGQSNIRNGSLLNESLIATLQQSLQNGLKGKGSSTSPSHSPCSDYEDPWMLRPRSQSSISASSSGVSATGMAHVYSICPVTPSHSDTSSLRSDYADSWGYYMEYPRPSGDQTQSPCTNSHSAGQVSEMANGRGPLNGNQANLPAVQEGSDMSAKPRTGTSSPDRVHRLTSPSSGYSSQSNTPTAGTPVPSFMRCMSPSGKPKPRVPERKSSLLSSVSISSSSTSLSSNTSDSNRSNIPPPPPLPAAPVVLVPLNPPSFPPPLPPPSPVCTEDQKFPPPPPPLPTTPHQQASMNPLQNNSSPEFPPPPPPEVLTDPACSGFNSSFSPPPPPPPPPLPTYSPSQNQHLPHMTPQTPSSASLKEIKGCLKPVNLEGRPVLPQSEEPNKVSMPLITPFALQSVQLRPAKRPENNEVSRTDRPQTPEKTHPTVPQISCISPNVSLSSTEEKPSIQHSQDGLVEAQTDYSVKSNSDPTSFLTNGPIDLGEATDEVDGLKTFLSTQVEKSLNSTPKKKPPMISKKPKFSLTFSSVDHVRDFVSAEVLDPIPVLEKEEETTEKSSFDISVPPVEIRDISPTNGESQEFSQSSGTTILDVDKSTSEAEDEEERDDEDVTSSTGSFSSKDDENGDVFESSTLDVAQSPSINGDSCGDMVTPTRPRTTEDLFAAIHRSKRKVLGRKESEEDRSRGPLSPPVTPTAQSPSLTSSLPRQSGSIQRSLRKSATSSDTFKALLLKKGSRSESSFRMSATEMLRSTDPRFQRTRSLDSSFDPASPTSESPCSSPGRSKRVADDWARNDGMFSTSPSLIGPKYGRSRTPPSAASSKYNARCRILSSPMTVICERDGELTDCEDPVSPSNTPLPISQDSNSTLCEQSSS
- the nhsl1b gene encoding NHS-like protein 1 isoform X3, yielding MMRDKRSGSFRRDKTEKPAPISRALSWLSVSSLSQQTRKLFRSQNSLHNHSHTPEGGDDEDDNWVYEPQHYIAVSNLDEEKKWTVHYTAPWHQQENVFLPGSRPACVEDLHRQAKVNLKTALRECDKLRKDGFRSSQYYSQGPTFSGSSSSQHEDEDLEGDDADKKSTASSGEEEKDSCQMRAQSPAQVEGVEVDGQMSSSKASVLPTPEEKMRQQAQAVLTDIVPINVTGETFDRQASIRRSLINTDTLVRRPKKVKRRKTISGVPDSVQQELAAKGRGGELRPQSMFIPGQYSTLGRVMNGNSTLRQSVTKDSGCQTEAVKIVPPSVRRIRAQKGQGIAAQMAGISTSATNISSVSDGSSTGGSIVAMAPQFGNDIQRFHSLPRGARVSLNAEPIYSSTPFRKEDSCAKAPKQIGKLQVDNTAVHMRNAPRVCTQARPKSQEVRGSQREWGSVSGPACVVSPHAAYSTSLIPNATLSCSAEVFALHSKSSPGQSPLSGSPYTKARPLSMVSVVNSGSTSSVGTGSHTPDAGMKDTCSETGQSDSSLHSHSTIAAGTLSSDEQWIYDTPDNALPRRTMTSSCSTPINHLYSSLERSSKGTDSSSLYSMDNDGYYTSMHLDSGLRSRSHGSGHGHGIGGRAVRHSMYECLGEQEDRNSLCSDHSLSRSISLRKPKKPPLPPARTDSLRRKPGKNSSPSANIGQSNIRNGSLLNESLIATLQQSLQNGLKGKGSSTSPSHSPCSDYEDPWMLRPRSQSSISASSSGVSATGMAHVYSICPVTPSHSDTSSLRSDYADSWGYYMEYPRPSGDQTQSPCTNSHSAGQVSEMANGRGPLNGNQANLPAVQEGSDMSAKPRTGTSSPDRVHRLTSPSSGYSSQSNTPTAGTPVPSFMRCMSPSGKPKPRVPERKSSLLSSVSISSSSTSLSSNTSDSNRSNIPPPPPLPAAPVVLVPLNPPSFPPPLPPPSPVCTEDQKFPPPPPPLPTTPHQQASMNPLQNNSSPEFPPPPPPEVLTDPACSGFNSSFSPPPPPPPPPLPTYSPSQNQHLPHMTPQTPSSASLKEIKGCLKPVNLEGRPVLPQSEEPNKVSMPLITPFALQSVQLRPAKRPENNEVSRTDRPQTPEKTHPTVPQISCISPNVSLSSTEEKPSIQHSQDGLVEAQTDYSVKSNSDPTSFLTNGPIDLGEATDEVDGLKTFLSTQVEKSLNSTPKKKPPMISKKPKFSLTFSSVDHVRDFVSAEVLDPIPVLEKEEETTEKSSFDISVPPVEIRDISPTNGESQEFSQSSGTTILDVDKSTSEAEDEEERDDEDVTSSTGSFSSKDDENGDVFESSTLDVAQSPSINGDSCGDMVTPTRPRTTEDLFAAIHRSKRKVLGRKESEEDRSRGPLSPPVTPTAQSPSLTSSLPRQSGSIQRSLRKSATSSDTFKALLLKKGSRSESSFRMSATEMLRSTDPRFQRTRSLDSSFDPASPTSESPCSSPGRSKRVADDWARNDGMFSTSPSLIGPKYGRSRTPPSAASSKYNARCRILSSPMTVICERDGELTDCEDPVSPSNTPLPISQDSNSTLCEQSSS